Proteins encoded together in one Oreochromis aureus strain Israel breed Guangdong linkage group 23, ZZ_aureus, whole genome shotgun sequence window:
- the LOC120436005 gene encoding duodenase-1-like — MHALQGFLLFQILTLLGHNALGSQIIKGRKAEKKQMMYMASVQDNNGHICGGFLVSEYFVMTAAHCAPKNPTSVVLGTHNLKKVDDTMRYDVKMCKHSFNDVLSGNDIMLLKLSRKARLEGNKIIKPIKLPHPKINLKENKTCIVAGWGAIKSNGESVDELQVVDVPIINKDRCQSVWQNILPAKVICAGGYFKNKGICQGDSGGPLVCDNLAVGVVSFNNNKICDYPDVPNVYTDISKFLSWIKPILKKKKCY, encoded by the exons ATGCACGCTCTGCAAGGGTTTCTGCTCTTCCAAATTTTGACGCTTCTTGGACATAATG CACTGGGGAGTCAAATCATAAAAGGTAGAAAGGCTGAGAAAAAGCAGATGATGTATATGGCATCAGTGCAAGACAACAATGGACACATATGTGGAGGTTTCCTTGTCAGTGAATATTTTGTAATGACTGCGGCGCACTGTGCTCCTAA GAATCCTACAAGTGTTGTTCTGGGCACTCACAATCTCAAGAAGGTTGATGACACAATGAGATATGATGTGAAGATGTGCAAACATTCTTTTAATGATGTTCTATCTGGAAATGATATCATGCTTCTCAAA CTGTCCAGGAAAGCTCGCCTGGAAGGAAACAAAATTATTAAGCCAATTAAACTTCCACATCCGAAAATTAAcctaaaggaaaacaaaacctgcATTGTAGCTGGATGGGGGGCCATAAAAAGTAACGGTGAAAGTGTTGACGAGCTGCAAGTGGTGGATGTCCCCATCATTAACAAGGACAGGTGTCAGAGTGTTTGGCAGAATATCCTTCCGGCTAAAGTTATTTGTGCAGGTGgatactttaaaaacaaaggaaTCTGTCAG GGTGACTCTGGTGGCCCTCTGGTGTGTGACAATTTGGCAGTTGGTGTCGTTTcctttaacaacaacaaaatctgCGACTATCCGGATGTCCCCAACGTTTATACAGACATATCAAAATTCCTTTCTTGGATCAAACCCATtcttaagaaaaagaaatgctattaa
- the LOC116327946 gene encoding mast cell protease 1A-like produces MYALHQFMLIHVLTCLGKNALGSEIINGEKAPENSLLYMASVQSNYGHDCGGFLVSEDFVVTAAHCDEENPKTVVLGTHDLSKPANTVKDVIMKCIHPYYKGVGNGNDIMLLKLSSEVQPSKSIQIIKLPSSEIKLKENERCLVAGWGMTKTDGPLVHQLRVVDVSVISPEVCRENWPGLPDSLICAGGYGTNKGFCQGDSGGPLICNDTAVGVVSFNKWGRCDYPDVPNVYVDISKHLNWINGILKTKHC; encoded by the exons ATGTATGCTCTGCACCAATTCATGCTAATTCATGTGTTGACGTGCCTTGGAAAAAATG CACTTGGAAGTGAAATTATAAATGGGGAAAAAGCTCCCGAGAACTCACTGTTGTATATGGCCTCGGTGCAGAGCAACTATGGTCACGATTGTGGAGGATTTCTTGTAAGTGAGGACTTTGTGGTCACTGCTGCACACTGTGATGAAGA GAATCCAAAGACAGTAGTTCTTGGCACCCACGATCTCAGCAAGCCTGCTAACACCGTGAAAGATGTAATCATGAAATGCATACACCCATATTATAAAGGTGTTGGAAATGGGAATGACATCATGCTACTCAAA CTTTCTAGTGAAGTCCAACCAAGCAAGAGCATCCAAATTATTAAACTTCCCTCTTCTGAAATAAAGCTAAAGGAAAATGAAAGGTGCCTTGTGGCTGGGTGGGGTATGACAAAAACTGATGGTCCATTAGTTCACCAGCTGAGAGTAGTGGATGTGTCTGTTATCAGCCCAGAGGTCTGTAGGGAGAACTGGCCGGGTCTTCCAGACAGTCTTATTTGTGCTGGTGGTTATGGCACAAACAAAGGATTCTGCcag GGTGATTCTGGTGGCCCTCTGATCTGCAATGATACAGCTGTTGGTGTTGTTTCTTTCAACAAATGGGGCAGATGTGACTACCCGGATGTACCAAATGTCTATGTGGATATCTCAAAACACCTTAACTGGATCAACGGGATTCTCAAGACAAAGCATTGTTAA
- the LOC116327907 gene encoding duodenase-1-like, which yields MHGLQIILLLNVLTCLKQAAHGSDIISGEEVPRNSMLYMVSVQNKNGHICGGFLITEDFVVTATHCDNEYPTHVVLGNHNLDQTISQGQTISINKKFKTRFYLSVLLGDDIMLLKLSRKAQLSDKVKIIQLPRAKINLKENEVCQVAGWGITENGAPTNILRVVDVPVINKKVCKKQYSVINIRLPINVICAGGYPTHKGFCQGDSGGPLVCAGLAVGVVSFNKGKCNYPKAPNVYTDISKYLLWINAILKNPNSYL from the exons ATGCACGGTCTGCAAATAATTCTGCTACTCAATGTTTTGACATGTCTCAAACAAGCTG CACATGGAAGTGACATCATTAGTGGGGAGGAGGTCCCAAGGAACTCAATGTTGTATATGGTCTCAGTGCAAAACAAAAATGGTCATATATGTGGAGGATTTCTGATCACCGAAGACTTTGTTGTCACCGCTACACACTGTGACAATGA ATACCCCACGCACGTTGTTCTCGGTAACCACAATCTCGACCAAACAATAAGTCAAGGCCAAACAATAAGTATCAATAAAAAATTCAAGACTAGATTTTATCTAAGTGTTTTACTGGGTGACGACATCATGCTCCTTAAA CTTTCTAGAAAAGCTCAGCTAAGcgacaaagtaaaaataattcaaCTTCCAAGAGCTAAAATAAAcctaaaagaaaatgaagtgtGCCAAGTGGCTGGATGGGGAATAACGGAAAATGGTGCTCCAACCAATATACTGAGGGTGGTGGATGTACCTGTCATTAACAAGAAAGTCTGTAAGAAACAATATTCTGTCATAAATATACGTCTGCCCATCAACGTTATCTGTGCAGGTGGCTACCCCACACACAAGGGATTCTGCCAG GGTGATTCAGGTGGTCCTCTGGTGTGCGCAGGATTAGCTGTTGGTGTTGTTTCTTTTAACAAAGGCAAGTGTAACTACCCTAAAGCACCCAATGTTTATACAGACATCTCAAAATACCTCCTATGGATCAATGCAATTCTGAAAAACCCGAATAGTTATTTGTAA
- the LOC116327929 gene encoding granzyme A-like encodes MLRLIVFISCGLLFFVQSGHGSEIIGGGEVRPHSLPFMAYLLSKHSFCGGTLIHPQWVLTAAHCTKMRWVILGAHSINEEEKGSKQVQVVEELFPHPDYYHYLQGNDLMLLKLKKPAKITKTVKYLPLGKIVKRPADGRKCLVAGWGQTENNETSDVLKGGHVAVISRQKCNSCDYYNRNPYITRDMICAGTYGKKNDSSCYGDSGGPLLCYGMLVGVTSFGSHGCMTKPGVYSFLSKKQLKWIKKTMKSSETKNQ; translated from the exons ATGTTGCGCCTCATCGTTTTCATCTCATGTGGCCTTCTCTTCTTCGTCCAGTCAG gtCATGGTTCTGAGATTATTGGAGGAGGAGAAGTCAGGCCACACTCACTCCCTTTCATGGCTTATTTGTTAAGTAAACACAGTTTCTGTGGCGGGAcattaatccatccacaatGGGTCCTGACAGCTGCACACTGCACCAA AATGAGGTGGGTTATCCTAGGTGCACACTCCATAAACGAAGAGGAAAAAGGTTCCAAGCAGGTCCAAGTGGTTGAGGAACTCTTCCCTCATCCTGACTATTATCACTATCTCCAGGGCAATGACCTCATGCTGCTTAAG ctTAAGAAACCAGCAAAGATAACCAAAACCGTGAAATACCTCCCGTTGGGGAAAATAGTCAAAAGGCCTGCAGATGGGAGAAAGTGTCTGGTGGCTGGATGGGGacaaactgaaaacaatgaaacatCAGATGTCCTCAAGGGTGGCCATGTAGCTGTGATCAGCAGACAGAAGTGCAACTCTTGTGATTATTACAACCGCAACCCTTATATCACCAGGGACATGATTTGTGCTGGTACATATGGCAAAAAAAACGATTCCAGCTGTTAT GGGGATTCAGGAGGACCACTGCTGTGCTACGGAATGTTGGTTGGAGTCACTTCTTTTGGATCTCATGGGTGCATGACAAAACCTGGAGTCTACTCGTTTCTCTCAAAGAAACAACTAAAGTGGATCAAAAAAACAATGAAGTCATCTGAAACCAAAAATCAGTGA